CAGATGGATACAGGTTCCACCGGCTGTTTTGCAGGAACCTGGAAGAGGCATCATACCGCCCGTTCACTTCCAGAAGATATTTTTCCTTATAGTTATAGTTGAACCTTCCGAAGAACCCTTCAATAGCCAGGCGTATATCATTATCCCCCACAGAAGGATTCGGATTATAAGTAAGATTCAGAGAAGGGATATCATTGGAATACAACAGGGAATTGCCTGCATTCAATGATTTCAATGTCCTGTAATCTTTGATAAATCCACCCAGTACCTGAAAATTATGCGCCCCTACATTCTTTTCATAGTTGGCATACAGGTTCATCACGTAATGGTCCTGTTTTATGTAGGATTTCTGCAGTGAATTATTCGGGTTGGTCTGAAACATCACTACTTTATTTCCACTAGGCAAAGTTGAATAAACAACTTTGTTGAAGTTCTCATCATTATAGTTCCTGCCATCATACGTAAAGTTGGCAGTAATATTCAGCCCCTTTACAGGTTTTAATACGATTTCTCCTGTCATCATGGATTTATCGTCTGTATAGGTTTTTCTGCCTCCTTCTGTAAACAATCCGATGTTGGAATAATCAGAATAAAAACCGTCCGGGTTTTTGAATGGCGTAGTTGGCAACTTCCTTGCAATCTGGTGCATGTAATTACCCCCGGTTGCATCGTTATAAGTAGCTGGTGTATTGTTCAATTCTCGGGAAAAGGAACTACGGAAATTTAAGTCGAGCCAGGATGTTACAGATGATAATACATTCGCCCTGAGATTATAGCGTTTGTAAGTATCGCTCATAAAATTATACATCCCTTGCTTGTCCATATATCCTGCACCCAGATAATAGGAGGTACTTTTACTACCACCGGAAACGCCGAGGTTATGCTGTTGACTGAAGGCCCAGGGCTTAAAATACAGGTCGAACCAATCGTTATTACCATTTCCTTTATTAGGGCCTGCACCGGAAAAATAGCCGATGCCTGATCCATACCAATCATCCCTGTTAGGATCCTTGATGGTTTCATCTTTCATTTTCCCGGACTGGTAATCCCGGATACGTTGAAGGGTTTCTTCATCAAACCAGGGTGCCCGTCCTGAGTTGACAAAGGCCTCATTATAAATATTTGCAAAATCAAGGGAATTAACCATTTTAGGAAGATTAATTACCTGGGAAAACGAAAGATTATTATTATAAGTAACAGATGGTTTATGGTCCTTCTTGCCTTGTTTGGTAGTAATGAGCATTACACCATAAGGGACGCTGGAGCCATAAATGGCGGAAGAAGCGGCATCTTTCAAAATTGAAATACTTTCTATGTCTGCAGGACTGATGGTATTAATATCACCTCCGGGTACGCCGTCAATCACTACAAGTGGGCCAGCTGAAACACCAAACCCGGTGTATCCCCTGACGTTTATTCCTGGTCGCGCATCGGGTGCGCCACCGCTTGTTGTTTGTGTAATATTTAAACTGGCTACCTGGCCCTGTAAAGCCTGACCAATATTAGTAACTGGTCTGTTCTGAAGATCTTTGGAAGAAACAGCTGCCACAGCACCTGTAAGATTCACTTTTTTTCGTTGTCCATAACCCACTACCACCACATCTTCCAGTGAGTTCACAGCTGCTTCCAACTGCTCCTGTACCGGTGCATTATTTTTCAACAGTACTTCTTTTGTTTTGTATCCTACATAGGAAATCATCAAAGTATGTGATGATCCTTTCAGCCGGATAGAAAAATTTCCTGCTGCATCCGTGGCAGTACCATTACTTGTATTCTTTTCCTGGATGCTGACCATTTCAAGTGGCTCACCTGTTGCAGCCAGTATTTTTCCGGTTATAACAGTGCCGGGACCCGGACCAGCTGTTTCCTGTGCATACAATGAATACGATGAGCAGGCTATTAACAGTACCCATATGATCGGGTAAGCCAAAAACGAGTGTTGCCTCATAATGCGCTTGTGTTTAAAGAATGAATATGTAGATGATGGTTGATATCCGGGAATAAGATTCCCGGGTTATCGCTTGCGGGATAACAGTAGATGATTTATGGTTGATTGAATCTCTATAACTATTTAAAATCGCCTCTGTAATATTTTACATCCATGTACTTGAGCCAGTTTCTGTGATACATCTTGCGTGTATTGAATTTTTCGTAGTCTTTATCATCAGCGGATGACCAGGCTCTTTCCGCAAGCGCCAGTAAACGTGGGAAAAGCTGCGCATCAATCCGGGCTTGGGTACGATCGATATGCGACCAGAAATTGGCCTGGATACCCAGAATATGACGGGTAACATTTTCATCCTGGTTACCCGAAAAAGGATCAAATTCAAAAACTTTCTTCGTATTAATACTATTGTACGTATAATCGAAATACATGTGGGAAGTAGGTGTCATCACCACATCATACCCTTTTGCAGCCGCTTCCATACCAGGTTTGCTACCCGTCCAGCTCATGATCACCCAGTCTTTTGTCAGGCTCTTATTATCATGCAGAATCTCATCCCAGGCAACCGGCCGTTTTCCTTCTTTAACCGCCTGATCGCGTAGCTGCTGCATAAAATAACCTTGCAGGGCACCAGTGTTGTCCAGCTTTGCAGATTTAACAAGTGCCTGGCATTTGGGACATTGTTCCCATTCGGTTCTTGGCACCTCATCACCTCCCAGGTGAATATAGCGGGAAGGGAACATGGCAGCGGTTTCCGTAATGGCTGTACGGAAAAATTTCGCACTTCCGGGATTGCCTACGCAAAAAACATCACGCGTAACACCATCTCCACTAAAAAAAGGAAAGATGGGTGCAATATTACCACTACATGATAAGTCAGGATATGCAAACAGTGCTGCGTGGCTATGACCCGGAGATTCAATTTCAGGAACTAAGTCAACATGCATCTGTTTTGCATAATTATTCAAATCCTGTATATCTGCAACCGTATAATATCCCTGAAACTCCTTGGGTTCATGAAAAGAAGGGTCGAAAGTGGTAGCTTTTTCTGCCAGCAGCGGATATCCGTTTATCGGAATACGCCATCCCTGATCATCTGTTAAATGAAGGTGCAGTACATTTAATTTGTAAAAAGCCATTCTCCTGATCGTTCTTTTAATATAATCCGGTGACATAAACGTACGGGAAAGATCCAGCATCAGGCCACGCCATTTAAAGCGCGGAAAGTCAGTAACATTGATGGATGGAATGTTGACAGGAGCTGCCGCCATATCGCTCTTCCAATCCTGTGCCGGTAACAGTTGAAGCAGGGACATACATCCATAGAAGATCCCTGTATGATCAGCAGCACTGATAGTGACGCCCGTAGCTGAAATATCTAAACGATAGGATTCCGCAGGTGCCTGCTCTTTTGTCTTTACCAGGATAATGGCATTTTTTCCGGATGCTTTTTTTTCAATCGCCAGCTGATTGCCGGTAATCATTTGTATCTCCTGCTGAAGAATACCTGCTTCGCTTTCCAATTCTTGCGGAGCCTGTATAGTGGTGGCTGCGTTAATGATGAAGGCGCCTTTTCCCGCAGTCATTTTTTGTGGAAGCGGGATTATCTGCTGTGCAGCAACCGTCATGAATAAAAACATTCCGCTAATAACAGTGTAAAGTGCTTTGATCATAGTTCTGTTTTATCCTTTTTTTGAATAAGCTGTTTTAAGGGATAGATGTTATTTGCTAAATTCCGGTATTTATAAATAAAAGATTCATTAATTTGTACCATAGTACTATTTTATAAAACCTTTGCCGATGAAGATTGATGTAAAAACCACGAAAACCAGGGTCATTACTGATTTCAAAGGAATAGGTGTTCATGAATTAATTGTGCTGGGAAAATACAATTACAACCGGGTAGAGAACAACCTGGAAGATCATGTACACAATGATATGATTGAGATATGCTATTATGATAAAGGGAGCCAATGGTTTGCTGTAAATCATAACAGATATCTTGTAAGAGGAGGAGATATTTTTATTCACTTCCCGGGTGAAGTACATGGCTCGGGAGGCTTCCCGGAAGCGAAAGGCTGTCTTTACTGGTTTATTATAAAAGCTAATAAATCAAAAAGACACCAGGGTGATCATGAGAACATTGGTTACCTGGTCAACGAATTAGTTAATTTGAAGAGAAGACATTTCAGGGGAGGTTTCGTCTTAAAAAAAATGTTGGAAGATGTATTTAATGCCATTAAAGCAAAGGGAGAAACACAACAGATAAAAAAGATAAGAATTGCTTTACTAACACAATTATTCCTGCTAAAAATAATGGAATATGCGAATAAAAAAAGTAATGATACAGACAATGAACGCCTGCAGAAAGTGTATCATCTTATCGATTCCAGACTCACTGAATACATAACCATAGCCGATTTGGCCAAGGAAGCAAACTTGTCGCAGTCGCGCTTCAAAAACTGGTTTAAAGAATTATCCGGGTTTACGCCCGTAGATTACGTGCAGCGAAAGAGAGTAGATTATGCGATTCAGAAATTAAAGGAATCGCCATCTACCAGTATCAAGGACCTCGCCTATGAATTGAATTTTTCCTCGCAGCAATATTTTTCAACAGTGGTGAAAAAATTTACGGGAAAATCTCCCGGCGAGCTAAGAAGCTAAAAGAGCTTATCTTGATTCACTAAAGTATTTATATTAATATCAGATTTCTTAATACTTAATAACTACCATAACACTCCATGACAAGCGATCATACAGCACATCCGCGGATAGATCAGGCTGGGTTTGACTTTTTAAATTCATTAAAAGAAAACAATAACAGGGACTGGTTCAACGCACATAAAACAGCATATCAAAAAGAACTGGATCATATAGAAATCTTTGCGGAAGCACTATTAGCGCAACTCTCGGCACATGATCTGATAGAAACACCTTCAGGAAAGAAAAGTCTGTACCGCATTTACAGGGACACGCGTTTCTCCAACGATAAAACACCTTATAAAACATACTGGAGCGGCAGCTTTAAACGTGCCACCAAATATCGCAGGGGCGGATACTATTTCCATATTCAACCGGGCAACAGCTTTGTTTCAGGCGGCTTTTGGGGTCCCGTTCCACAAGATCTGAAACGGATCAGGGATGATATCTCTTTTGATGCTACCCCCCTAAGAAAAATACTGAACAACAAATCATTTATATCCACCTTTAAAACATTGAAGGGAGAACAATTAAAAACTGCCCCCAAAGGTTTCGATACAGCTCACGAGGCCATTGATCTGTTGCGTTATAAACAATTCCTGCTCGTAAGACCGTTTTCGGATGAAGAAGTTTTAAGTAACCATTTTTTAAAAGAGGTTAGCCAGACCTTTCAGGAAATGCGGCCTTTTTTCGATTACATGAGCGAAGTATTAACAACAGATACCAATGGGCAGGCCGGATAGCAGATAAAGTTAGTCTGACAGCGGTATATTCAAGACAGCATGCGCAGTAGCCACGTGGTCACCTTTTACAGCTTCCAGATAAAGCCTGTAGCGATCCGGGTTTTCGGGTATACTGATAGTGATGGAAGTTCCGGTACCCAGTTTCTTTAAGAATATGTCGTCACCATAGTTATCTGTTTTTATAAGATACCATTCAAACTTCAAATCATTGTTGGCTGCACCTGCCAGTTTCCATGCATCGTTGCTGTAAACAAGTGCATGATAGGTCAGCAGGCTGTTGGGATAAGTCATTCTGGCCGGCCGTAATATATGAATGTTGGGAATGTCTGACTGATGGCTGGTTTTACCCCAAAGATATTCCAACTGGTAGTAGGATGGTTTGTAGCGGCCCCAATGATCAGTCAGGCCATCAAAGGTTACATAATCTCTCGTTTCCAGGTCCTGCCAGGTAGTGATGAAAGCGGATACCCGGCTATCTTTCAAATGTGCATAAGCTGCTACCGGGATCTGACTGATATAATGCGGAATGGTTACTTCCTCCAGTTGTGCTAAACCGGTTGTATCCTTTCCTACAATCACACCGAAAGCATCTGCCTGTGGTAATTCCTGCTGTAGTACCTGCAAGGTATTGGCAATATTACCGGTAAGGTCTACATCAATTGTCAATGGCCTGGTAGTATCAATGGCTTTAATTGCTGTCAGCAGCTTTTTCAGCCAAAGGAGATAATCTCTTTGCTGATAGAGCAGGCGCGGTTTAAAGTATTGCTTACCGAGTTGCTGCCAGGTAGTATTACCGATATTCCAGGCTACAATAGAAGGGTTTTGTTTCAATTCCCGCACACCTTGAATAATTGTTTTCTCCAGTGTGGCAAGCATTTCCGCGTCCTTATTCATATCTGTAATCTGTGGTATCCAAAAACCATAATGGATGTTCATACCTTGTTCTGCTGCAACACGCAGGATATTCCTGTCATACACACCCGGGCCAAAACGACGGATAGTATTCACGCCAAGTGCTTTCATACCTGTGAAATCCTGTGTAATCTTCCGTCTTGTAAGTGCGTGTAAATTTCTGAACCAGTTCTCGCCAGTATGATAGTTGAGTCCTCTGATAGTATCCGGCAGCGCAAGCTGTTTCCTCCCCGTTGCTTCCTGAACAGGTGTGTTGGCAACCATAACATCCCCATAGTTCACTGCATCTTCTTTTTTACTGATACGGGCATATTTCTCTTCAGCAGCAAATACTTTTCCCGGGTATTGTAGTTTCCAGTCCAGTGTATTCCCCGCAAGCGGACGAAGAATATTTTTATCCTGGCTGCTGTTGAAAAATACGAATGCATGAATTTCAGGGAAGTCCTTATTGATCACGTTGAATGCGTCTTCCAGCCATAGATCCTGGTTCCCCGCCATGGCGAGCGAACCCATTTCAGCTATCATAACCGGTAACCCCGACCTGAAAACCGGCAGGCGATGGAAAGGTGTGTATAATGCTTTAAAGGAAAACGATTCCCCATTTTCATTTTGCGGGCCGTAATTCAAACTGGTAACACCCATCCAGTCAACATATGCCGTACCGGGAAAGTAGTCTGCCGCCGCAGCAGGCTGCCAGGGGTTCCAGACCCATATGGCGTTATTGACACCATGATGACTAAAGAAGTTGTATACATATTTCCAGGCAGCTTTGAATTCTTCAGCAGTATTATTACCCGCCTGCGACCAGGGATAAGCAGGATTATCCGCCTCATGTGCAAAACGAATGTATACCGGACGATTCAATGATTTTATCTGGCCGGCAAACCGGAGGAGATAATGATCAAAAAAACCGGCACTGATATGGGCGAAAACCTTTTGCCCGTTTCTTAATTCTTTGTCAGCAGCAGCACTACCAAATAAAGAGGTCCAGGGTTCCCAGGTGATCATAGGCAATGATCCGTTGCGGTAAATAGCCTGCATCAGGGAGTCGGGCAAATAACACTGTTGTGCATCTCCCCATGGTATATAGAGCGATATAATGTTGAAATGGGTATTAAACTGCTGCTGGTAATCTTTTACCTGTTCAAGAGAAGTAAGACCATCTGTTTCATCGGGACTGTATATACCGTTATAAAATGCCCTTTGTCTGCCTACCGGTTCATGGAGCCGGGTAACAGGTTCGGGGTTAATACCCATGGTATACCATGTCATAAAAACAGCTATCAAAAGTAAGGGTAATGCCAGTTTACGGAAAACGGTATACAAATGCAGATGCCGGAACAGCCAGAATTGTTTTTTTAACAGTAACGGATATACGAGTATCGTACTTATCCAGGGAAAGCGCATAGATAAGCGGCGGAGTCTCAGGCTTGCAACAATATTGAAAGCCATGATCAGGCAGTTAATACCGGCTATGCCGGCCATCACCAGCGAATAAGGGTTCCAGTCGTATGACAACCCATAAATGATCGCTCCCAGCGACACCAGTATCACCATAATATTGGGGATGTTCAAAGTCCAGTTATCCGGTCCGCTATCATCTTTGGGTGTTGGAATGTAAGGGACTTTTTTCCGGATCAGCGTATAAATGAGTCCGAGTATATAGATCCACCAGGTACCGATCAGCAGCAGTCCTCCTACTACATGAAAGCCCCTTTCTGTTTCTTCCATCACCCATCGCTGCACAAAATGACGGATCACGATGATGGATGTGATAGTGGGCAATCCCAACAGGGCAAAATCTATCATATCCACATGAAAGGGTATCCGGCCCGTTAACAGCGAAAGTACAGGGATCAGAAAATTTATGAAGAAGACAACACCGGAAAGATAATGAAGCGGAATAGTGCCATAGTGCAACTGCTGCCTCCATGTAAAATGCCGGAACAGCCTGGGATAGGCAGTCACCAGCAACTCCAGCGTGCCCCTCGCCCATTTCAGTTGCTGCGCATAATAGGCAGACATCGTTGCGGGTACAAGTCCCCGCGTCAATACTGCGGGCACATACACAGATTTCCAACCTTTGGCATGTAGCTGCATGGCCGTATGCATATCTTCCGCCAGACCGCTGGCATGTCCTCCGATGGAATCCAGTGCACTTCTGCGGAAAGTACAATTCGCACCAATGGCGAGTACGGTGCCATAACTATTCATCGTGGCCATGATAGGGCCATAGAACTGAAAGGTTTGTTGTGCCGCGCCCTTGGCTACCAGGCTGTCACCCAGGTTGCTGTATGCCTGCACAATCTGTACAAAGCCTACTTCCGGATTATTGAAATGAGAAATGATCACATCCAGGAAATCCGGAGCGGGAACATGGTCAGGATCCATTACTACACAAAGCTCACCAGTAGCATGCCGCAACGCATTATTGATGTTGCCGGCTTTCGCATTTTCCCTGGTATGACGTGTTACATGCCGTACGCCCAGTTGGCGGCACACCGCTACCAGGTAAGGATCGTTCGCCTCATCACAGAGATAGGTAGTATGCGGATACCTGATTGCCTGTATAGCT
The Chitinophaga sp. MM2321 DNA segment above includes these coding regions:
- a CDS encoding TonB-dependent receptor — translated: MRQHSFLAYPIIWVLLIACSSYSLYAQETAGPGPGTVITGKILAATGEPLEMVSIQEKNTSNGTATDAAGNFSIRLKGSSHTLMISYVGYKTKEVLLKNNAPVQEQLEAAVNSLEDVVVVGYGQRKKVNLTGAVAAVSSKDLQNRPVTNIGQALQGQVASLNITQTTSGGAPDARPGINVRGYTGFGVSAGPLVVIDGVPGGDINTISPADIESISILKDAASSAIYGSSVPYGVMLITTKQGKKDHKPSVTYNNNLSFSQVINLPKMVNSLDFANIYNEAFVNSGRAPWFDEETLQRIRDYQSGKMKDETIKDPNRDDWYGSGIGYFSGAGPNKGNGNNDWFDLYFKPWAFSQQHNLGVSGGSKSTSYYLGAGYMDKQGMYNFMSDTYKRYNLRANVLSSVTSWLDLNFRSSFSRELNNTPATYNDATGGNYMHQIARKLPTTPFKNPDGFYSDYSNIGLFTEGGRKTYTDDKSMMTGEIVLKPVKGLNITANFTYDGRNYNDENFNKVVYSTLPSGNKVVMFQTNPNNSLQKSYIKQDHYVMNLYANYEKNVGAHNFQVLGGFIKDYRTLKSLNAGNSLLYSNDIPSLNLTYNPNPSVGDNDIRLAIEGFFGRFNYNYKEKYLLEVNGRYDASSRFLQNSRWNLYPSVSAGYVVSKEVFWNELSKVVNVFKIRGSYGTLGDQWGDNAAQNNYYPFYPGLGTVSPTSSNWIFSDGRQAYITPPGLVNPVLTWATIKSLDFGIDAELLDNRLSASFDWYKRDAEDFVGPAQALPVVLGTAVPKANNAAMRTKGFELTLGWNDQIGDVNYFVKGVLSNYNSTVIKYPNPTGLLSDWYKGMQMGEIWGYETSGLFQSTDEVAKSPGQGKVFGGNWTPGDVRYKDINGDGSVDFGTNTLSDPGDRKRIGNNTPQYAYGLSLGGSYKGLDLSVFFQGVAKRDVWISSAMYWGIVGSEWQGTVIEQNLDRWTTTTPDGFFPKYYMTGEMSKNMQVQTRYLQNAAYMRIKNIQVGYNLSPQLVSKMGLQRLRVYVSGDNLATFTKLQKSLDPELAVGDAKIYPMQRTFSFGLNVTL
- a CDS encoding glycosyltransferase family 2 protein, encoding MIGSTPISPPSRLERFTLRLMIVLGTCSMAYLLYCLFDDAQIGYAPFYWILMGSLTFNCLRILHEWYHYFSISIPATPALQHPFTVDIFTTFCPGEPYAMIVETLTAIQAIRYPHTTYLCDEANDPYLVAVCRQLGVRHVTRHTRENAKAGNINNALRHATGELCVVMDPDHVPAPDFLDVIISHFNNPEVGFVQIVQAYSNLGDSLVAKGAAQQTFQFYGPIMATMNSYGTVLAIGANCTFRRSALDSIGGHASGLAEDMHTAMQLHAKGWKSVYVPAVLTRGLVPATMSAYYAQQLKWARGTLELLVTAYPRLFRHFTWRQQLHYGTIPLHYLSGVVFFINFLIPVLSLLTGRIPFHVDMIDFALLGLPTITSIIVIRHFVQRWVMEETERGFHVVGGLLLIGTWWIYILGLIYTLIRKKVPYIPTPKDDSGPDNWTLNIPNIMVILVSLGAIIYGLSYDWNPYSLVMAGIAGINCLIMAFNIVASLRLRRLSMRFPWISTILVYPLLLKKQFWLFRHLHLYTVFRKLALPLLLIAVFMTWYTMGINPEPVTRLHEPVGRQRAFYNGIYSPDETDGLTSLEQVKDYQQQFNTHFNIISLYIPWGDAQQCYLPDSLMQAIYRNGSLPMITWEPWTSLFGSAAADKELRNGQKVFAHISAGFFDHYLLRFAGQIKSLNRPVYIRFAHEADNPAYPWSQAGNNTAEEFKAAWKYVYNFFSHHGVNNAIWVWNPWQPAAAADYFPGTAYVDWMGVTSLNYGPQNENGESFSFKALYTPFHRLPVFRSGLPVMIAEMGSLAMAGNQDLWLEDAFNVINKDFPEIHAFVFFNSSQDKNILRPLAGNTLDWKLQYPGKVFAAEEKYARISKKEDAVNYGDVMVANTPVQEATGRKQLALPDTIRGLNYHTGENWFRNLHALTRRKITQDFTGMKALGVNTIRRFGPGVYDRNILRVAAEQGMNIHYGFWIPQITDMNKDAEMLATLEKTIIQGVRELKQNPSIVAWNIGNTTWQQLGKQYFKPRLLYQQRDYLLWLKKLLTAIKAIDTTRPLTIDVDLTGNIANTLQVLQQELPQADAFGVIVGKDTTGLAQLEEVTIPHYISQIPVAAYAHLKDSRVSAFITTWQDLETRDYVTFDGLTDHWGRYKPSYYQLEYLWGKTSHQSDIPNIHILRPARMTYPNSLLTYHALVYSNDAWKLAGAANNDLKFEWYLIKTDNYGDDIFLKKLGTGTSITISIPENPDRYRLYLEAVKGDHVATAHAVLNIPLSD
- a CDS encoding beta-N-acetylhexosaminidase, encoding MIKALYTVISGMFLFMTVAAQQIIPLPQKMTAGKGAFIINAATTIQAPQELESEAGILQQEIQMITGNQLAIEKKASGKNAIILVKTKEQAPAESYRLDISATGVTISAADHTGIFYGCMSLLQLLPAQDWKSDMAAAPVNIPSINVTDFPRFKWRGLMLDLSRTFMSPDYIKRTIRRMAFYKLNVLHLHLTDDQGWRIPINGYPLLAEKATTFDPSFHEPKEFQGYYTVADIQDLNNYAKQMHVDLVPEIESPGHSHAALFAYPDLSCSGNIAPIFPFFSGDGVTRDVFCVGNPGSAKFFRTAITETAAMFPSRYIHLGGDEVPRTEWEQCPKCQALVKSAKLDNTGALQGYFMQQLRDQAVKEGKRPVAWDEILHDNKSLTKDWVIMSWTGSKPGMEAAAKGYDVVMTPTSHMYFDYTYNSINTKKVFEFDPFSGNQDENVTRHILGIQANFWSHIDRTQARIDAQLFPRLLALAERAWSSADDKDYEKFNTRKMYHRNWLKYMDVKYYRGDFK
- a CDS encoding AraC family transcriptional regulator; translated protein: MKIDVKTTKTRVITDFKGIGVHELIVLGKYNYNRVENNLEDHVHNDMIEICYYDKGSQWFAVNHNRYLVRGGDIFIHFPGEVHGSGGFPEAKGCLYWFIIKANKSKRHQGDHENIGYLVNELVNLKRRHFRGGFVLKKMLEDVFNAIKAKGETQQIKKIRIALLTQLFLLKIMEYANKKSNDTDNERLQKVYHLIDSRLTEYITIADLAKEANLSQSRFKNWFKELSGFTPVDYVQRKRVDYAIQKLKESPSTSIKDLAYELNFSSQQYFSTVVKKFTGKSPGELRS
- a CDS encoding DUF2461 domain-containing protein; the encoded protein is MTSDHTAHPRIDQAGFDFLNSLKENNNRDWFNAHKTAYQKELDHIEIFAEALLAQLSAHDLIETPSGKKSLYRIYRDTRFSNDKTPYKTYWSGSFKRATKYRRGGYYFHIQPGNSFVSGGFWGPVPQDLKRIRDDISFDATPLRKILNNKSFISTFKTLKGEQLKTAPKGFDTAHEAIDLLRYKQFLLVRPFSDEEVLSNHFLKEVSQTFQEMRPFFDYMSEVLTTDTNGQAG